A region of the Gemmatimonadaceae bacterium genome:
CACACACCGGGACAGGCGCACTGCGTACTCGTTCGCGGTGACCCCCGCCGCTGTTCGAATAGACTATTTCCACGGCAGCGACTTCGAGGACCAGCGAAACTACGACTACGATCCGGTGTGGGAGGCGGAGACTGTCATTGATTCGATCGGCTGGACGGTGGAGATGCGGATACCGTTCACGCAGCTCCGGTTCAACCCCGGCGACTTTCAGGAGTGGGGCGTCAACCTTACGCGCAAGGTTCCGGCGCGGAACGAGCAAAGCTATTGGGTCCTCGTCAAGCGAAATGAAACCGGATGGTCGTCGCGCATGGCCGCGCTGACAGGTATCCGCGGCGTCCGCCCTACCCGCCGCATCGAGCTCCTGCCATACCTCGCGGCCGATTCCCGGTTCATCAGGGTGACCGACCCTGCCGATCCGTTCGCCAGGGACTACGCGACTGGCTTCCGCGCCGGCGGCGACGTCAAGATGGGGATCGGCCCGAACCTGACGCTCGACGTGACGATCAATCCCGATTTCGGGCAGGTTGAAGCCGATCCGGCCGAGGTGAACCTGTCCGCATACGAGACGTTCTTCCCGGAACGCAGGCCGTTCTTTGTCGAGGGGCGGCAGCTCTTCGGAGGGTCGGAGTACTACTACACACGGCGCATCGGCGCGCGCCCGCCTGGGAGCGCGGATGCGGACTACCAGGAGCGCATCGGCAATACGACAATCCTCGGCGCTGCCAAGCTCACCGGCCGGTTGCCATCGGGGTTGTCAATCGGGGCGCTCACGGCTGTGACGGAGGAGGAGGAAGTTTCGACGTACGATCTGGCCTCGGCGACTTTTGGAAAAGCGGTCGTCGCACCGCGCACGGGGTACGCGGTGGCCAGCGTCCAGCAGGAGTTCGGGCGGACGCGCTCTACGATCGCCGGAACGGTGACGATGGTACAGCGCGGGCTCGAGACGGGGACGCCCCTCGCCGCGCTCCTGGCGCAGTCGGCCTACACGGCGAGCGTCAATACGCGAATCAGGTGGGCGCGAGGAATGTATGACGTCGGCCCGTACATCGGTGCCACACACGTGCGAGGCGACTCGGTGGCGATCCTGAGACAGCAACTCTCGTCGCGCCGGTTCTGGCAGCGCCCCGACGCATCGCACGTGAGCGTGGATCCGTCGCGCCGCACTCTTACCGGCACCAGCATGGGCATCAGCCACAGGAAGCTTTCCGGCAAGCACTGGTTGTGGGACATCGACTACTCCCAGGTATCTCCCGGCCTGGAGCCAAATGATATCGGCGCTTGGGGGAATGTGGACGATCGGGGCGGGAACGCACGGATAACTTATCGCGAGACCGCACCGCGGGGATGGTACAGATCGTACTCGATCACGACCGGCACCGAAGCGAACTGGAATTTCGAGGGTGTCCGGACTTACTCAGAGCTCTGGGCATCCTCCAATGCGACCCTGTCGAATTTCTGGCGGGTGAGCGCGTATGCCGACTATGAGCCGCGATCGGTCTCCGACGCACTCACCCGCGGCGGGCCTCTCATGGGAAGGCCATCCAACCATGGAGGCAGCATCGCGCTCGAGAATCAGTCGGGCGCGCGCAATCAATGGCAGATCAGGCTCAACGCATCGAAGGACGAATTCGGGGGATGGAACCGGGACATCCAACTCGGTCTCACATACCGGCCCGGCCCGCAGTGGGAGCTGCGTCTCGGTCCAAGGTGGGAGCGGGGTGAGTCGTCGCGGCAGTACGTGACATTCGTCGACGGCGGACCCGCGGCCACGTTCGGACGGCGCTACGTATTCGCCCACGTGGATCGGAGCGAGATCGCGGCCGGCCTGCGTCTCAACTATACCTTCACTCCGCGGCTCACTCTCGAGAGTTACCTCGAGCCGTTCGCGGCGAGCGGTACGTACCGCGGCTTCGGCGAGCTGCGCGAAGCCGGGGGTTTTGAGCTGAGAGCATACGGCACCGACGGCACTACCATCACGCGGAGTGCGGGGGAATCGCACCACGTCACGGCCGACGGCCAGACGTTCACGATCTCCGATCCCGACTTCAACGTCAGGTCGTTCCGCAGCAACGCCGTTCTGCGCTGGGAATGGCGCCCGGGCAGCACGATGTTCGTGGTGTGGCAGCAGGACAAGAGCGCGAATCGCGAGCTGGGACTGGTGCGGCCGGGCGACATCTTCGACGCATTTCGGGCGAAGGGTGACACCTTCCTCGCCGTGAAGGTGAGCTACTGGATCCCGCTGAAGTAACTCAATAACTCACGCGATCGACGAAGCAGGTAGCTTCGGGTTAATTGCTCGTCAATCGCGTTCTCGACACTACGATCCCTGCGGATTCGTGATCGGACGCGGATCATAGAACGGCCGGATTTGCTTGAGCTTCCCGTTCGAGATGCGGAAGCAATCGAACACGGGAATCACACCAAACGTAGTGTCGAAGTCAAACACTGTCGCCACGTATTCCCCTTCCACGATGTGCTGCTTCACTCGAATGTCCCTGATTGCCGGGAATAAACCTGCAAGGAAATCCGCAACAGCTCGTTCACCGATCAACTTGGACGACAACGGACTTTCGAAGGTGACGTCAGGAGCAAACGCAACCACTGAGATCTTTTTTTCTCAGACCTTCAAGGTAGCCTTCAACAACCTTTATCATTTCGTCTCTCACCAGTCCCCCTTTATCAAACGGTAACTTTCCGATCTCGGAATTGTTCCCGCTCCTTAACGCCCAGGACTGATAATTATCGTGCGGGCTGGCCTGCCGTTCGATGGCTCCAGCCCGCACAACCTCGCCTCGAGACTCAGTGCTTGCGGCTCCCGACGAAGCGGTAGCGCATTGCTACCGAGTCAGGCTTGGAGGCCAGCGTCATGGCGCCTGTACCCGTCCCATCGTCGCCCTTCACTCGGACAACCCACGTATCGATCACCTTTCCACCCTTGACGGCAGGGTCCGAGTACGGCTTGCTGATACCAACCGCGCTGTCTGCGGCGATTGTGTACGCGTATTCGATCGTTTGGCTGGAGCCCTCGGAAGTGCCCTTGCAGGATCCGGCCCCGCAAACCGTCGTCCACCTGCCCACCACCGAATCCGATTCCATGGGCATGGTCGTGCCTGTCCACGTGCCGACCATATCGGCCTCGGTCATCGCGGGAGCCATTGCCGGAGCCATTGCCGCGTCACCCATTGCGGTGTCTGCCAGCGGTGGCTCGGCTTTCGCACAAGCCACTGCAGCGGCAAAAACCGGAAGCAACATCCACGTTCGACGCATGAGGTCCTCTCGCTTGGCGGTTGAAAATTGTGTGTGGGGATTTCACGACTTTGAGAATGGGGTCCGCCGCGCCAAAAATAAGCCGTGCCTGCCACTGCTGCCAGTGTCACGTACCATCGAGCGGAGCGCGCACACCGATCGCGGTGCCGCCAGCGAGGAAGAGGAAAATGTCCGAGGCTTCCAGGATGACCTGCCGCAGCAACGCCGTTCTGCGCTGGGAATGGCGCCCGGGCAGCACGATGTTCGTGTGTGGCAGCAGGACAAGAGCGCGAAAATCGAGATACCGCCATCCTCTCTTGGTGCGGTAAGTTTGAGAGGAGCTGCGCCCGTAGCTCAATTGGATAGAGCATCTGACTTCGGATCAGAAGGTTGGGGGTTCGAGCCCCTCCGGGCGCGTTAGGTAAGTCCTTTTCCCCGTGCTGCTTATGTGGTGCGGGGCTTTTTCTTCGCTCGGAGCGGGGGCTGTTTGTAGGACTGTTTCCCCCGAAATCAACCACTTTTCGCCCGCTCCATGACCTTGCGTGGTTCGTTCATCACTCGGAGTAGCGTGTCGTCGTCAACCTGCTGATAGCAACGAATCAGCGTCGTCACATCTGACCATCCGCCCGCCGCCGCAACATCAGCGGTTGGCAGGTGCTTTCTGGAGGTCGCCCACCCTCTCCGGTATGCGTGCCATAGCGAACCGTCGAGCTTGGGGAGTTCTGCTTTCTGCTCGGCTGCGCGGAGCCAGGCCGAGAACACATCGGTACGAACCGGCATTGTCGCGTCTGTATCGCTCGGGAATACGAGCGAACCGAACGCACTACCAAGCCTCACGCGGGATGACTTGATCTCGTCGCGCGCACTCGTTCGCGACTCACCTGCTGGAAGACGGGTACGACATTCGGACGCTGCAGGAACTGCTGGGGCACACGGACGTCGGTGCGACGATGATGTACACCCAAGTTCCTGAAGCGCGGGGGGTTGGGCGTCCGGAGTCCGGCGGATCGGTTGGGCGGTGAATAGCAGATATTGCGACGAATCTTGCCGCGTTGGCAGAGTCAGAGGTAAAATCCTGTGCAGGTGAATAGAGAGTTAGGCCGGCAACGCATAGTGAATGCAGTCCAGATTGGAGGTTGACAATGAGGCGTCTGGCGGTTCTCGCACTGATCGTCTTCTTCACGGGTGGCGCGGCAACCTTTCCGGCCCAGAGTGACGGTGCTGCTGTACCCACGGCGGGTACAGATGCAAGCCGCTGTGCCGCGCTCGTGAACGTGATGCTGCCGGACCTGCCCGATACGCCGACGCGGATTGTGTCCGCCCGTCTCGTGGACGTGCCGGCGGCAGGCCTCGACGGGGGGCGAGGAGGCGCGCCGATTGCCACGCGCATCAAGCAGTACTGCCAAGTGAACGGCTACGTCGCGCCGCAGAACAAGTTCGAGTTGCGGCTCCCGATCCCGGCCGACTGGAATCAACGGTTCTTCTTTACTCCCTGCGCCGGATTCTGCGGCGGCGTCAACGGCGAGGCCTGCAATCCGAGTCTGGCGCGCGGGTACGCCGCGGTGACGCACAACGGCGGGCACGACGGGCGCCAGGGGTTCGACGGCGTGTGGGCAGCCGGCTCCCCCCGTCTTCAGGAGGATTTCGGCTGGCGCGGCGTGCACATCGTAACGATCGCGACCAAGGCCATCACGACGCAGTATTACGGGCGGCCGATCGTGCGGTCTTACATCTCCTCATGCTCCAAGGGCGGGCAGAGCGTTCTGAGACAGGCGCAGCAGTTTCCCGAGGATTACGACGGATATCTTCCAATCGCGCCCGTCTACGACTTCGTGGGGCGAGTGATGGCGGGCGCCTGGTTCGCGCAGGCGGTGAACGACGGCCGCGGCGGATCGGTGCTCGATCAGGCGGCGGCGGCAGCGGTGCACAAGTCGGTGCTCGCCCGCTGCGGGTCGCAGGCGGGCGTCGACGAGGGATTGGTCACCGATCCGATGACGTGCGACTGGAGGCCTGAGATGATGGCCTGCACGTCGGCCAATGCCGCTGGGTCCGATTGCCTGACGCCACAACAGGTCGCCGCCGTCACGCGCCTGATGAGCCCGGTCGTCAACTCGAAGGGCCAGGTCGTCTACGCGTATCCGTACATCGCCGGCACCGAAACCGAGTGGGGCGGATGGAACTATTCGCCGGCCGGTCCGGTCCTCAACAACCTCTTGAACGATCAGTTCATGAAGTTCATGGCGGACGCCACACCCCGCAAGAACGTCAACCCGCTCGGGTCAGACTTCGATCGCGTTCCCGCCACGCTCGCGCGCGCGCGGTCGATCTACGACGCGACGTCGACGGACTTGCGCGCGGTGAAAGCGCGCGGCGGCAAGATCCTGATGTGGCACGGCCTCGCCGACGGTAGCATCATGGCGAGCTCGTCAGTCGGCTACTACGAAAGCGTGGTGAAGACGATGGGCGGCCGGCAATCGACGGATGACTTCTTCCGCCTGTTCCTGATCCCGGGCGTGCATCACTGCGGGGGCGGGCCAGGGCTCACCGACTTCGACGCGCTCACGCTGCTCGAAAACTGGGTCGAGAAAGGGCAGGCCCCGGACGTCCTGATCGCCCGCCGGCTGGCGAACGGCGCAGTGGAGCGCTCGCGCCCAGTCTATCCGTATCCGATTCGAGCCCGGTATTCGTCGGGCAATCCTAAGGACGCGTCGAGTTTTGTGCCGTTCGACCCGGCCCGGCCGTAGCGCGACCCAATCGTTGCTGCTAGGAAACTTTGTCCTAGGCAAATCCTTCTTCGTCGTACCGAATAGCTCCCCCCACGATCCCGGCAATAGGCTACAACACCCTAGCTTCGGCACTTGTTCGGTATACGCCTTGAGGCTTGCCGACTGGTTGACTTAGTTCACGACTTAGTTCATGTTAAGGAATGTCCTCTGTCAACGTTCACCAGGCAAAAACCCACCTCTCCCAACTGCTGCGCCGCGTTGCGGCCGGCGAGGAGATCATAATCTCCAATGCCGGCCAGCCAGTCGCGCGCTTAGTGCCCATTGGCGGCGCGAAGAAGCGACGGCTGGGTACCGACCAGGGCGCGTTCAACGTTCCGGACGATTTCGATGATCCCCTCGCGCCCGAGGTGTTGGACGCCTTCGAACGGTGAGGCTCCTGCTCGACACCCACGTCTGGCTGTGGATGATCGCCGAGCCGGAACGGTTTGACGTAGACACGGCGGCGGTGCTGGAAAATTCCGCGAATGAGCTCCTGCTCTCAGCGGCCAGCTCGTGGGAGATTGCGATCAAGCACTCACTTGGCAAACTGACACTTCCAGCGCCGGCAGCGAAGTACGTTCCGCAGCAGATCGCAAAAACCGGCGTGACACCGCTCCTTATCGAACACAGCCATGCGCTCCGCGTCGCCGAGCTGCCCTCGCACCATCGGGATCCCTTCGACCGGCTGCTCGTTGCGCAGGCCGAACTCGAAGGAGTCACGCTGATGACCGCCGACCGACAGTTCGAGCCCTACGGCATTCCTATCGAGTGGGTGTAGGATCCTCCCCCGACTCTTTTTGCTTTCCCCAAGTCTCTAACCAATCATAGATTGGATCTGAACGAGCGGACGTAGCCCGACTCGCTGTAGCCTCTGACTGACCTGAAGAGTCTGGGGTATCATCCTCACTGAACGCTTGTTGCACCCGAACAGCGGAAGAGCGCCGACGCATGGCCATGCACACCGACGTCACAAATCCTCACTACTACCATAAAGTCGTAGACTGCCAATATGCCTGTCCGGCACACACGAATGTGCCCGAATACCTGCGGCTTATCGCGCAAGGCCGGTACACCGAGTCGTACCTCCTCAATCGCGAGTCCAACGTGTTTCCCGGTATCCTGGGGCGAACCTGCGACCGGCCGTGCGAGCCGGCCTGCCGGCGCATGCGCGTCGATGGGAAACCGGTCGCGATCTGCCGCCTCAAGCGCGTTGCCGCGGATTTGCGCGATGACGTCACGGAATATCTGCCTAAAGCCCCGCTCATCCGGAACGGGAAGCGCGTTGCCCTCATCGGTGCCGGCCCGGCTTCGCTGACGGTCGCCAACGATCTCCTCCCCATCGGGTACGAGGTCGTGATCTACGAAAAGACCGCGCGCGCCGGTGGCCTGATGCGCTTCAACATTCCCGCGTTTCGGTTGCCCGAGAGCGTGTTGAACGAGGAAACGCAGTGCATCATCGACATGGGCGCCGAGGTTCGGTACGACACGACGGTCGAGAGCATGAAGGCGCTGCTCGATGAAGATTACGATGCCGTATTCGTCGGAAGCGGTGCGCCGAAGGGGAAGGAGCTGGACATCCCCGGTCGCTGGGATCCTGGCGCGCGCGAAAAAATTCACATCGGCATCGAGTGGCTTGGATCGGTGCACTTCGGCCACATCGACAAGATCGGCGAAAAAGTGCTGATCATCGGCGTCGGCAACACGGCCATGGACTGCTGTCGCACGTCACGCCGGCTCGGCGGCGTTGACACGAAGGTCATCGCGCGCCGCTCACGCCCGTATTTCAAGGCGTCGCCGTGGGAGCTGGAAGACGCGGAAGAAGAAGGCATCGACATCGTCGAGAATCACGCGCCGAAGCGGTTCGTAGTGGAGAACGGAAAGCTCGTCGGCATGGAATTCGAGCGCCTCGAGTGGACGGGGGGGGAGACAAACGGCCGGCAGACCAGCAAGGTCGTCGATACGGTCATCCTCCCTTGCGACGAAGTGATTCTCGCCATCGGACAGGACAACGCGTTTCCCTGGATCGAGCGCGACATCGGCATTGCGTTCGACCAGTGGAACATGCCGGTGGTCGACAAGACGACAATGGAGTCTTCTCTTCCCGGCGCCTTCTTTGGCGGCGATTCGGCCTGGGGGCCATCGAACATCATCTGGGCAGTAGAGCATGGACATCAGGCGGCCATCTCCATTCACCATCATTGTCAGGGTGTGCCGGTAACGGAGCGTCCGCCTCAGGGAATGCATCTCGCCAGCACGAAGATGGGAATGCATTCGTGGGCGTACAGCAACGATTTCAATCTTTCGCCGCGCGCGAAGATGAATCACGCCGAGCTCGTAGAGCGATTCTCGAAGATCAGCGTGGAGGTGGAGCTCGGATTCACGCCGGAGCAGACGGCCACCGAAGTCGAGCGGTGTCTCAACTGTGATGTGGAAACGCACTTCAGCGCTTCGCTCTGCATCGAATGCGACGCGTGCGTCGATGTGTGTCCGGTCAACTGTCTGACCATCGCGCCGCCTCCGGAGTCGGAAGCGGAGCTTCGCACACGACTGTCGGCACCCGCGGAGAATCTCACACAGGACCTGTACGTCTCAGAGGCGTTGCCGCAAACAAAGCGAGTGATGGTGAAGGACGAAGACATCTGCCTGCACTGCGGATTGTGCGCCGAGCGATGTCCAACGGCGGCCTGGGACATGGCGAAGTTCGCCCTCGTGCTGCCGTATGCTTTTAGTGAGTCAGGTACAGTCGTCCCGGTGACCGTATGAGCGGTATCAACGACTTTGCGTTCAAGATGGCCACTGTGAATGGCACGGGCTCGGCCAGCGCCAACAGCCTGCTCATGCAGGCGATTTTCCGCATGGGCATTCCGGTGACGGGCAAGAACATCTTTCCGTCGAACATCCAGGGACTGCCCACCTTCTACGAGATTCGTGTCAGCAAGGACGGCTATATCGCGCGCCCGGCTGAAGTTGACCTCGTTGTCGCGCTCAACCCGAGCACTTATGCGAAGGATGTAGCGACGGTGCGCCCGGGCGGCTACCTGTTGTACGACTCGTCGTGGCCGCTCGAGCCCGAGCTGGTGCGCGAGGGCATCACGATTCTCGGCATCCCCTTCGGCCGCATGTGCGTGGAGAACTTCAAGGGAGATCGCGACCGCACGCTGCTCCGCAACATCGTGTACGCGGGCGCGCTCGCGGCGCTGCTGGAAATCGACATGGAAATCGTCGGCCAGATGCTGATCGAAAAGTTCTCGAAGAAGAAGAAGCTGCTCGACGCGAACAACATCGCCATCAGGCTCGGCTACGATTACGCGAAGGCAAACTACGACTGTCCGCTACCGTTTCATCTCGAAAAGATGAACGCCAACGGCGATTCGATAATCATCGATGGCAACACCGCGGCCGGACTCGGCGCGGTATATGCCGGCGCGACGGTGGGCGCGTGGTATCCCATCACGCCATCGACTTCCTTGATGGAGGCGTTCAAGAATTTCTGCGAGAAGTTTCGCACGGATCCCGAGACAGGTCTGGCCCGCTACTGCATCATCCAGGCGGAAGACGAGCTGTCCGCGGCAGGCATCGCCATCGGCGCCGGGTGGGCCGGTGCACGCGCGTTCACGAACACAGCCGGCCCCGGGATATCTCTCATGCAGGAGTTCATCGGGCTCGCGTACTACACCGAGATACCCGCTGTCTTCTACGATATTCAGCGCACGGGCCCGTCCACCGGAATGCCGACGCGCACCCAGCAGGGCGATCTGATGTCGCTTGCGTACGCGTCACATGGTGACACCAAGCACATCGTGCTCTTTCCCTGCAATCCGGAAGAGTGCTTCTATATGAGTGTCACCGCGTTCGATCTTGCCGAGCGTTTTCAGACGCCGGTGTTCGTGGCGAGCGACCTCGACATCGGCATGAACGACTGGATGTGCAAGCGGCTCACGTGGGACGATAGCTATCGCCCGGATCGCGGCAAGGTTCTTGGTGCGGACGAGCTTGCCAACGTGAAGAAGTTCTCGCGGTACCTGTGCGAGGATGAGGACGGGATCGCTGCGCGCACACTTCCCGGCGTGCACCCCAACGGTGCGTACTTCGTGCGCGGCTCGGGTCACGACAAGCACGGCGCATACACGGAAGACTCGGACGCGTATCAGGAAGTGCTCGACCGCCTGGCGATCAAGTTTGCCGCGGCAGCCAAAGCGGTCCCGGAGCCAGAGGTCCGCCTTCAGCAGGACGCGAGCGTTGGCATTGTCTCACTCGGGGGTTGCCACGCCGCGGTGCTCGAAGCGATCGACCGTCTGCGGGGTCAGGGAATTGTTGCGGACTACATGCGCGTCAGGGCGTTTCCGTTCAACGAATCGGTCAAGGCTTTTCTCGATTCTCACCCCACAGTGTTCGTAGTAGAGCAGAACCGCGACGCGCAGCTCCGTTCGTTGCTGGCCATCGAGACCGGCGCCGCGCGCGATGCGATGGTGCCCGTGCTCGATTACGGCGGCATGCCGCTCACGGCGAATGTTGTCGTCACGGCCGTGACGAACCACATGGCACAGGTGGCCGCGTGACCTCGATTACGAAACCGCCGGTTCGCCATCCGGGGCTGCGCAAGAACACGCTCGGCTTCACGGTGCGCGACTACGAGGGTGCGATGTCGACGCTGTGCGCTGGATGTGGGCACGACTCCGTGACGGCCGCGCTCGTGCAGGCGTGCTGGGAGCTGGCCCTTCCACCGCATCGCGCCGCGAAGATGAGCGGCATCGGCTGCTCGTCCAAGACCACCGCGTATTTCATGAGACAGTCGCACGGCTTCAACAGCGTGCACGGGCGCATGCCGTCGGTCACATCCGGCGCGAACGCCGCAAATCGGGACCTCATCTACATCGGCATTTCTGGTGACGGTGATTCGCTGTCCATCGGGCTGGGACAATTGTCACACGCCATTCGACGCAACGTGCGCATGCTGTACCTCATCGACAACAATGGCGTCTACGGACTCACCAAGGGCCAGTTCTCGGCATCAGCCGACATTGGCTCTACCTCGAAGAAGGGCGAAGCCAACCTGCAGCCGCCCATCGACCCGGTGCTGCTCGCGCTGACACTTGGTGCCACGTTCGTGGCGCGCAGCTTTTCGGGCGACAAGTCGCAGCTGGTGCCGATTCTCAA
Encoded here:
- a CDS encoding DUF5916 domain-containing protein; the protein is MKPSRLALAALAALSAAAPALPAQIIEAVRITGGLPRLDGRLNEEVWRTAAPAQGFIQREPSEGAPALDRTEVRFAYDENALWIGARMYSRSPRDIRALITRKDREGSSEQLIVSLDTHRDRRTAYSFAVTPAAVRIDYFHGSDFEDQRNYDYDPVWEAETVIDSIGWTVEMRIPFTQLRFNPGDFQEWGVNLTRKVPARNEQSYWVLVKRNETGWSSRMAALTGIRGVRPTRRIELLPYLAADSRFIRVTDPADPFARDYATGFRAGGDVKMGIGPNLTLDVTINPDFGQVEADPAEVNLSAYETFFPERRPFFVEGRQLFGGSEYYYTRRIGARPPGSADADYQERIGNTTILGAAKLTGRLPSGLSIGALTAVTEEEEVSTYDLASATFGKAVVAPRTGYAVASVQQEFGRTRSTIAGTVTMVQRGLETGTPLAALLAQSAYTASVNTRIRWARGMYDVGPYIGATHVRGDSVAILRQQLSSRRFWQRPDASHVSVDPSRRTLTGTSMGISHRKLSGKHWLWDIDYSQVSPGLEPNDIGAWGNVDDRGGNARITYRETAPRGWYRSYSITTGTEANWNFEGVRTYSELWASSNATLSNFWRVSAYADYEPRSVSDALTRGGPLMGRPSNHGGSIALENQSGARNQWQIRLNASKDEFGGWNRDIQLGLTYRPGPQWELRLGPRWERGESSRQYVTFVDGGPAATFGRRYVFAHVDRSEIAAGLRLNYTFTPRLTLESYLEPFAASGTYRGFGELREAGGFELRAYGTDGTTITRSAGESHHVTADGQTFTISDPDFNVRSFRSNAVLRWEWRPGSTMFVVWQQDKSANRELGLVRPGDIFDAFRAKGDTFLAVKVSYWIPLK
- a CDS encoding nuclear transport factor 2 family protein, which encodes MVAFAPDVTFESPLSSKLIGERAVADFLAGLFPAIRDIRVKQHIVEGEYVATVFDFDTTFGVIPVFDCFRISNGKLKQIRPFYDPRPITNPQGS
- a CDS encoding tannase/feruloyl esterase family alpha/beta hydrolase — translated: MRRLAVLALIVFFTGGAATFPAQSDGAAVPTAGTDASRCAALVNVMLPDLPDTPTRIVSARLVDVPAAGLDGGRGGAPIATRIKQYCQVNGYVAPQNKFELRLPIPADWNQRFFFTPCAGFCGGVNGEACNPSLARGYAAVTHNGGHDGRQGFDGVWAAGSPRLQEDFGWRGVHIVTIATKAITTQYYGRPIVRSYISSCSKGGQSVLRQAQQFPEDYDGYLPIAPVYDFVGRVMAGAWFAQAVNDGRGGSVLDQAAAAAVHKSVLARCGSQAGVDEGLVTDPMTCDWRPEMMACTSANAAGSDCLTPQQVAAVTRLMSPVVNSKGQVVYAYPYIAGTETEWGGWNYSPAGPVLNNLLNDQFMKFMADATPRKNVNPLGSDFDRVPATLARARSIYDATSTDLRAVKARGGKILMWHGLADGSIMASSSVGYYESVVKTMGGRQSTDDFFRLFLIPGVHHCGGGPGLTDFDALTLLENWVEKGQAPDVLIARRLANGAVERSRPVYPYPIRARYSSGNPKDASSFVPFDPARP
- a CDS encoding type II toxin-antitoxin system Phd/YefM family antitoxin, which codes for MSSVNVHQAKTHLSQLLRRVAAGEEIIISNAGQPVARLVPIGGAKKRRLGTDQGAFNVPDDFDDPLAPEVLDAFER
- a CDS encoding type II toxin-antitoxin system VapC family toxin — encoded protein: MRLLLDTHVWLWMIAEPERFDVDTAAVLENSANELLLSAASSWEIAIKHSLGKLTLPAPAAKYVPQQIAKTGVTPLLIEHSHALRVAELPSHHRDPFDRLLVAQAELEGVTLMTADRQFEPYGIPIEWV
- a CDS encoding FAD-dependent oxidoreductase, with the protein product MAMHTDVTNPHYYHKVVDCQYACPAHTNVPEYLRLIAQGRYTESYLLNRESNVFPGILGRTCDRPCEPACRRMRVDGKPVAICRLKRVAADLRDDVTEYLPKAPLIRNGKRVALIGAGPASLTVANDLLPIGYEVVIYEKTARAGGLMRFNIPAFRLPESVLNEETQCIIDMGAEVRYDTTVESMKALLDEDYDAVFVGSGAPKGKELDIPGRWDPGAREKIHIGIEWLGSVHFGHIDKIGEKVLIIGVGNTAMDCCRTSRRLGGVDTKVIARRSRPYFKASPWELEDAEEEGIDIVENHAPKRFVVENGKLVGMEFERLEWTGGETNGRQTSKVVDTVILPCDEVILAIGQDNAFPWIERDIGIAFDQWNMPVVDKTTMESSLPGAFFGGDSAWGPSNIIWAVEHGHQAAISIHHHCQGVPVTERPPQGMHLASTKMGMHSWAYSNDFNLSPRAKMNHAELVERFSKISVEVELGFTPEQTATEVERCLNCDVETHFSASLCIECDACVDVCPVNCLTIAPPPESEAELRTRLSAPAENLTQDLYVSEALPQTKRVMVKDEDICLHCGLCAERCPTAAWDMAKFALVLPYAFSESGTVVPVTV
- a CDS encoding 2-oxoacid:acceptor oxidoreductase subunit alpha; this encodes MSGINDFAFKMATVNGTGSASANSLLMQAIFRMGIPVTGKNIFPSNIQGLPTFYEIRVSKDGYIARPAEVDLVVALNPSTYAKDVATVRPGGYLLYDSSWPLEPELVREGITILGIPFGRMCVENFKGDRDRTLLRNIVYAGALAALLEIDMEIVGQMLIEKFSKKKKLLDANNIAIRLGYDYAKANYDCPLPFHLEKMNANGDSIIIDGNTAAGLGAVYAGATVGAWYPITPSTSLMEAFKNFCEKFRTDPETGLARYCIIQAEDELSAAGIAIGAGWAGARAFTNTAGPGISLMQEFIGLAYYTEIPAVFYDIQRTGPSTGMPTRTQQGDLMSLAYASHGDTKHIVLFPCNPEECFYMSVTAFDLAERFQTPVFVASDLDIGMNDWMCKRLTWDDSYRPDRGKVLGADELANVKKFSRYLCEDEDGIAARTLPGVHPNGAYFVRGSGHDKHGAYTEDSDAYQEVLDRLAIKFAAAAKAVPEPEVRLQQDASVGIVSLGGCHAAVLEAIDRLRGQGIVADYMRVRAFPFNESVKAFLDSHPTVFVVEQNRDAQLRSLLAIETGAARDAMVPVLDYGGMPLTANVVVTAVTNHMAQVAA
- a CDS encoding 2-oxoacid:ferredoxin oxidoreductase subunit beta, whose product is MTSITKPPVRHPGLRKNTLGFTVRDYEGAMSTLCAGCGHDSVTAALVQACWELALPPHRAAKMSGIGCSSKTTAYFMRQSHGFNSVHGRMPSVTSGANAANRDLIYIGISGDGDSLSIGLGQLSHAIRRNVRMLYLIDNNGVYGLTKGQFSASADIGSTSKKGEANLQPPIDPVLLALTLGATFVARSFSGDKSQLVPILKAGLTHNGLALVDIISPCVTFNDHEGSTKSYKFTREHEVEVVEADFVPLRREVVAPETDEAVSVVTMHDGSTVRFRKLPQGYDPTDREAAYTHVRACQQRGEVATGLLFLDENGQDMHAVSKTVETPLVDVPFEQLCPGNDALQKLMEKFR